The proteins below are encoded in one region of Halalkalicoccus jeotgali B3:
- a CDS encoding transcription factor, with amino-acid sequence MAFEDLLEDPVIQKYLHELVGPKGMPVAAAPPDGEVTDEELAETLDLELNDVRRALFILYENDLASYRRLRDEDSGWLTYLWTFEYENIPENLAEEMERLLDALENREEYERNHEFYLCEVCSIRFEFGEAMDFGFECPECGSPLESMDNARLVEAMERRIEELQGELNVDGIEA; translated from the coding sequence ATGGCTTTTGAGGATCTACTCGAGGACCCCGTCATCCAGAAGTATTTGCACGAGCTGGTAGGGCCGAAGGGGATGCCGGTCGCCGCAGCACCGCCCGACGGGGAGGTCACCGACGAGGAACTCGCCGAGACGCTCGATCTGGAGCTCAACGACGTACGCCGGGCGCTCTTTATCCTCTACGAGAACGATCTGGCGAGTTATCGCCGGCTCCGGGACGAGGACTCGGGGTGGTTAACGTACCTCTGGACGTTCGAGTACGAGAACATCCCCGAGAACCTCGCCGAGGAGATGGAACGGCTGCTCGACGCGCTGGAAAACCGCGAGGAGTACGAACGGAACCACGAGTTCTACCTCTGTGAGGTCTGTTCGATCCGCTTCGAGTTCGGCGAGGCGATGGACTTCGGGTTCGAGTGTCCCGAGTGTGGCTCGCCCCTCGAATCGATGGACAACGCACGGCTCGTCGAGGCGATGGAGCGCCGGATCGAGGAGCTCCAGGGCGAACTCAACGTCGACGGCATCGAGGCCTGA
- the acs gene encoding acetate--CoA ligase, producing the protein MTPSPDERYEPPAPFVEQANVSDPGLYRDFEAEWPQCWERAAALLDWYREYEQVLDDDEAPFYEWFSGGRLNASYNCVDRHIEAGRKNHAALKWEGKRRETRTYTYQDLYGEVNELAAALRDLGVGEDDVVTIYLPMIPELPIAMLACARIGAPHSVVFAGFSADALTTRMKRANSEYLVTCDGYYRRGNAFNQKSKADNALMALDREVTTVVVDRLGGDLDHSLDDDQYDYGDLVLAHAGATIPPVVRDAEDMLFLMYTSGTTGQPKGVTHSTGGYLAYAAWTSRAVLDLKPEDTYWCSADIGWITGHSYIVYGPLALGTTTLLYEGTPDYPDRSRLWEIVERNAVDVFYTAPTAIRAFMKWGQQYPDDHDLSSLRLLGTVGEPINPRAWKWFHDHIGGGECPIVDTWWQTETGGMMVSTLPGASAMKPGSAGPPLPGISARVVDEDGEGIEPGETGYLVVDRPWPGMFRTLYGDDERYRAEYWEPFSEDGEWVYFSGDGATVDSDGYITVLGRVDDVINVSGHRLGTMEIESAIVGVAGVAEAAVVGGQHETDGTAVYAYVSTDHSHEPSEALRERIVENVEDAIGPFARPEAVVFTPELPKTRSGKIMRRLLENIANQEPLGDTSTLRNPEVVGEIAAAGDDG; encoded by the coding sequence ATGACTCCGTCCCCGGACGAGCGATACGAGCCGCCCGCCCCGTTCGTCGAGCAGGCGAACGTCTCCGATCCGGGACTTTACCGGGACTTCGAGGCCGAGTGGCCCCAGTGTTGGGAACGGGCGGCCGCCCTTCTCGACTGGTACCGCGAGTACGAGCAGGTGCTCGACGACGACGAGGCACCCTTCTACGAGTGGTTCTCCGGGGGACGACTCAATGCCTCGTACAACTGCGTCGACCGCCACATCGAGGCCGGGCGCAAGAACCACGCCGCGCTCAAGTGGGAGGGAAAGCGCCGCGAAACGCGCACCTACACCTACCAGGACCTCTACGGCGAGGTCAACGAACTCGCCGCCGCCCTGCGGGATCTGGGCGTCGGCGAGGACGACGTCGTGACGATCTACCTCCCGATGATCCCCGAGCTTCCGATCGCGATGCTCGCGTGTGCGCGCATCGGCGCCCCCCACTCGGTGGTCTTCGCCGGCTTTTCCGCAGACGCCCTCACCACGCGGATGAAGCGGGCGAACTCGGAGTATCTGGTGACCTGCGACGGCTACTATCGGCGCGGCAACGCCTTCAACCAGAAGAGCAAGGCCGACAACGCGCTCATGGCGCTCGATCGCGAGGTCACGACGGTCGTCGTCGACCGACTGGGTGGGGACCTCGATCACAGTCTCGACGACGACCAGTACGACTACGGGGACCTCGTCCTCGCACACGCCGGGGCGACGATCCCGCCGGTGGTCCGGGACGCCGAGGACATGCTGTTTCTCATGTACACCTCCGGCACTACCGGCCAGCCCAAGGGGGTGACCCACTCGACGGGCGGTTATCTCGCCTACGCCGCCTGGACCTCCCGGGCCGTGCTGGATCTCAAGCCCGAGGACACCTACTGGTGTTCGGCGGACATCGGCTGGATCACCGGCCACTCCTACATCGTCTACGGGCCCCTCGCCCTCGGCACGACGACGCTGCTTTACGAGGGGACGCCCGACTACCCCGACCGCTCGCGGCTCTGGGAGATCGTCGAGCGAAACGCCGTCGACGTCTTCTACACCGCACCCACGGCGATCCGCGCGTTCATGAAGTGGGGCCAGCAGTACCCCGACGACCATGACCTCTCCAGTCTGCGCCTGCTCGGCACCGTCGGCGAGCCAATCAACCCCCGTGCCTGGAAGTGGTTTCACGACCACATCGGCGGCGGGGAGTGTCCAATCGTGGACACGTGGTGGCAGACCGAGACCGGCGGCATGATGGTCTCGACGCTCCCCGGGGCGAGTGCGATGAAACCCGGCTCGGCGGGTCCGCCCCTGCCGGGGATCAGCGCCCGGGTCGTCGACGAGGACGGTGAGGGGATCGAGCCCGGCGAGACGGGTTATCTCGTCGTCGACCGCCCGTGGCCGGGGATGTTTCGCACCCTGTACGGGGACGACGAACGCTACCGGGCCGAGTACTGGGAGCCCTTCTCCGAGGACGGAGAGTGGGTCTACTTCTCCGGGGACGGCGCGACGGTCGATTCCGACGGGTACATCACGGTGTTGGGGCGGGTCGACGACGTGATCAACGTCTCGGGCCACCGCCTCGGCACCATGGAGATCGAGAGCGCCATCGTCGGCGTCGCGGGTGTCGCCGAGGCTGCCGTCGTCGGCGGCCAACACGAGACCGACGGCACCGCCGTCTACGCCTACGTCAGCACCGACCACAGCCACGAGCCGAGCGAGGCACTCCGCGAGCGGATCGTCGAGAACGTTGAGGACGCCATCGGGCCGTTCGCCCGGCCCGAGGCGGTCGTGTTCACGCCGGAGTTACCGAAGACCCGTTCGGGCAAGATCATGCGCCGTCTGCTCGAAAACATCGCCAATCAGGAACCGCTTGGCGACACCTCGACGCTTCGCAACCCCGAGGTCGTCGGCGAGATAGCGGCCGCCGGCGACGACGGGTAG
- a CDS encoding universal stress protein translates to MYERILVPTDGSKVAQAAVDQAIDIAEKYGAEVHALFVADVDAVAYGLGTEQVDRIKQGNFQGMTDLREDAQEATDYVTERAEAADLTAVERHAGGRPHDVIADYTADNDIDLIVMGSHGRSGIRRALLGSVTERTLRSTHVPVLVVDYVED, encoded by the coding sequence ATGTACGAACGCATACTCGTTCCGACCGACGGAAGCAAGGTCGCGCAAGCGGCGGTCGATCAGGCGATCGACATCGCCGAGAAGTACGGCGCCGAAGTCCACGCCCTGTTCGTCGCGGACGTCGACGCTGTCGCCTATGGGCTGGGGACCGAACAGGTCGATCGCATCAAACAGGGTAATTTCCAGGGGATGACCGATCTCCGCGAGGATGCCCAGGAGGCGACCGACTACGTCACAGAACGGGCCGAAGCCGCCGACCTGACCGCCGTCGAGCGCCACGCGGGCGGGCGACCCCACGACGTGATCGCTGACTACACGGCGGACAACGACATCGACCTCATCGTAATGGGCAGTCACGGCCGGTCGGGGATCCGCCGTGCACTGCTCGGGAGCGTCACCGAACGCACGCTGCGTTCGACGCACGTCCCCGTCCTCGTCGTCGACTACGTCGAAGACTAA
- a CDS encoding YhbY family RNA-binding protein, which translates to MSDPADLQALRKDAHDLDVTVWVGKGGIDAVTEELADQLTERELVKVKFHRAARGGTTTEELAAELAEAVDATLVETRGNTAVYH; encoded by the coding sequence ATGAGCGACCCAGCGGATCTCCAGGCACTCAGGAAGGACGCCCACGACCTCGACGTGACGGTGTGGGTCGGCAAGGGCGGGATCGACGCCGTGACCGAGGAACTGGCCGACCAGCTCACAGAGAGGGAACTGGTGAAGGTGAAGTTCCACCGGGCGGCCCGCGGTGGGACGACGACCGAAGAGCTCGCTGCGGAACTGGCCGAGGCGGTCGACGCCACGCTCGTCGAGACGCGGGGCAACACGGCGGTGTACCACTGA
- a CDS encoding sodium:solute symporter family transporter — translation MIDSVPLLADSAIGAMGDMVLQTDEGLLPEGLNVSFKLVPSIIVIGMMLLFIVAGFMFKVADTDDMWVAGRSIGNIENGMAIGANWMSAATYLGVAATVAISGVYGLAYVIGWTTGYFILLIFMAAQMRRFGKYTAPDFVGDRFNSDTARALAAITTFLIGFVYALGQARGMGLVGMYILGDWSAVTGGALTAYQTMMVVFMVITVGYLSLSGMLGATKNMVLQYVILISAFLIGLVVTGWSAGYTTILPQLEYGMMIESLGTEFSAPFAGGSYYLWIATCFSLVFGTCGLPHVLVRFYTVKNERVARWSCTWGLFFISLLYLSAPAFAAIGTALYGDQIGAVYGDPGMTSAAGDVLVVLAAQLAELPAWFVGFVAAGGIAAAVATTAGLFIAASSAISHDIYATIINEDATQRQQVLVGRLSIILIGALTIVFALDPQQPIAALVGFAFSLAAIVLFPMFFLGLWWENTNRPGALAGMTTGIIVWFIPMLNEGNFGLIEGGLGIEAIATWMPAIGSALVGTPIVFAVTIAVSLVTSEPPLRTKQMVRQCHSPDPMPKDMTAADVVAEKNGNRPETPADD, via the coding sequence ATGATCGATAGCGTCCCGCTGCTTGCGGATTCCGCGATCGGCGCGATGGGCGATATGGTGCTTCAGACCGACGAGGGGCTGCTCCCGGAGGGGCTCAACGTCTCGTTCAAGCTCGTCCCGTCGATCATCGTCATCGGCATGATGCTCCTGTTCATCGTCGCCGGCTTCATGTTCAAGGTCGCTGACACCGACGACATGTGGGTCGCCGGCCGCTCGATCGGGAACATCGAGAACGGGATGGCCATCGGGGCCAACTGGATGTCGGCGGCGACATACCTCGGCGTGGCCGCCACCGTCGCCATCTCCGGCGTCTACGGGCTGGCGTACGTCATCGGCTGGACGACGGGGTATTTCATCCTGCTGATCTTCATGGCCGCCCAGATGCGCCGCTTCGGGAAGTACACTGCGCCCGATTTCGTCGGCGACCGCTTCAACTCCGACACCGCCCGCGCGCTGGCGGCGATCACTACGTTCCTGATCGGGTTCGTCTACGCGCTCGGACAGGCCCGCGGGATGGGGCTGGTCGGGATGTACATCCTCGGCGACTGGTCGGCAGTCACCGGCGGCGCGCTGACCGCCTACCAGACGATGATGGTGGTCTTCATGGTCATCACCGTCGGCTACCTCTCGCTGTCGGGGATGCTTGGCGCGACCAAGAACATGGTCCTGCAGTACGTCATCCTCATCAGCGCGTTCCTGATCGGGCTGGTCGTCACCGGCTGGTCGGCGGGATACACGACGATTCTCCCCCAGCTCGAGTACGGGATGATGATCGAAAGTCTCGGTACGGAGTTCTCGGCACCGTTCGCCGGCGGGAGCTACTACCTGTGGATCGCGACGTGTTTCAGCCTGGTCTTCGGGACGTGCGGACTACCCCACGTGCTGGTGCGGTTCTACACGGTCAAAAACGAGCGTGTGGCCCGCTGGTCGTGCACTTGGGGGCTCTTTTTCATCTCGCTGCTGTACCTGAGCGCGCCCGCCTTCGCTGCGATCGGCACCGCGCTCTACGGTGACCAGATCGGCGCCGTCTACGGCGATCCGGGCATGACCAGCGCCGCCGGCGACGTGCTGGTCGTGCTGGCCGCACAGCTCGCCGAGCTACCGGCGTGGTTCGTCGGCTTCGTCGCGGCGGGCGGCATCGCCGCGGCGGTCGCGACGACGGCCGGGCTGTTCATCGCCGCCTCGTCGGCGATCTCTCACGACATCTACGCGACCATCATCAACGAGGACGCGACCCAGCGCCAGCAGGTCCTCGTCGGCCGCCTGAGCATCATCCTGATCGGGGCGCTCACGATCGTCTTCGCGCTGGACCCCCAACAGCCGATCGCGGCCCTGGTCGGGTTCGCGTTCTCGCTCGCGGCCATCGTGCTGTTTCCGATGTTCTTCCTCGGTCTCTGGTGGGAGAACACGAACCGGCCGGGCGCCCTTGCGGGCATGACGACCGGTATCATCGTCTGGTTCATCCCCATGCTCAACGAGGGGAACTTCGGTCTCATCGAGGGCGGACTCGGTATCGAAGCCATCGCGACGTGGATGCCGGCTATCGGGTCGGCACTCGTCGGGACGCCGATCGTGTTCGCGGTGACGATCGCCGTCTCGCTCGTGACCAGCGAACCGCCGCTGCGGACCAAACAGATGGTCCGACAGTGTCACAGCCCCGACCCGATGCCAAAGGACATGACCGCGGCGGACGTCGTCGCCGAGAAGAACGGCAACCGGCCCGAGACGCCGGCGGACGACTGA
- a CDS encoding tRNA (cytidine(56)-2'-O)-methyltransferase, which produces MNDGPELAVVRLGHRPGRDERMTSHVGLTARALGADRVILPDNAGQSKATVKDITERFGGPFSVELSDSQKALIREWEGRVVHLTMYGERVQDVEEGIRETHREEPLLVVVGGEKVPFGIYEHADWNVGVTNQPHSEVAGLAVFLDRLFCGRELEREWEDADQRVIPTETGKKVEPTDSE; this is translated from the coding sequence ATGAACGACGGACCCGAACTCGCCGTGGTACGACTGGGACATCGACCGGGTCGGGACGAACGCATGACGAGCCACGTCGGACTCACGGCACGGGCACTCGGAGCCGACCGGGTGATCCTCCCCGACAACGCCGGCCAGTCAAAAGCGACGGTCAAGGACATTACTGAACGCTTCGGCGGCCCCTTCTCCGTCGAACTCTCCGACTCACAGAAAGCACTTATCCGCGAGTGGGAGGGGCGGGTCGTCCACCTGACGATGTACGGCGAACGGGTTCAGGACGTCGAGGAGGGGATCCGAGAGACACACCGCGAAGAGCCCCTTCTAGTGGTCGTCGGCGGCGAGAAGGTCCCGTTCGGGATCTACGAACACGCCGACTGGAACGTCGGTGTCACTAACCAGCCCCACTCGGAGGTCGCCGGGCTGGCGGTGTTTCTCGATCGACTGTTCTGCGGCCGGGAACTCGAACGGGAGTGGGAGGACGCCGACCAGCGGGTGATTCCCACGGAGACGGGCAAGAAAGTCGAACCTACCGATTCGGAGTGA
- a CDS encoding DUF4212 domain-containing protein, whose product MANEPHTADEIRTDGGLSDVEREEQIDYMDVEINLLKPATPFMRDHLRVIWIGFAIWALTTFAPITMTRLAPDVMTSQIPMIGFPLHYFLLAIVGPGAALVLSVWYARKRDQIDEKYGIEQSVVDPETTDSVSDDAAATDGGISE is encoded by the coding sequence ATGGCGAACGAACCACACACGGCCGACGAGATACGAACCGACGGCGGGTTATCCGACGTCGAGCGAGAAGAACAGATCGACTACATGGACGTCGAGATCAACTTGCTGAAACCGGCGACGCCGTTCATGCGCGATCACCTGCGGGTGATCTGGATCGGCTTTGCGATCTGGGCGCTGACGACGTTCGCGCCGATCACGATGACGCGTCTCGCACCCGACGTGATGACGTCCCAGATCCCGATGATCGGGTTCCCCTTGCACTACTTCCTGCTCGCGATCGTCGGGCCGGGGGCGGCGCTGGTCCTCTCGGTCTGGTACGCGCGCAAACGGGATCAGATCGACGAGAAATACGGTATCGAACAGAGCGTCGTCGACCCGGAAACGACCGATAGCGTTTCGGACGACGCGGCGGCAACTGACGGGGGTATCAGCGAATGA
- a CDS encoding DUF2797 domain-containing protein: MQIVGYETGAGDGEAALLLAAGNAYTRKALAPDVRLDYALGDRRCAGTLSEGTHVECSNPAAPYCEDHSYTWVCARCTGTCLKAEMDCFEEHAVYLAAFAPATFKVGVTRAWRLDTRLREQGADRAAHLHTVSNGRIAREIESEIAREVGDSVRVPTKIRGLASTVDLAAWEAFVAEYDPIETIAFEYGLDLTGRPVSETIASGRVLGTKGRILVLERDRTTYAVDLRDLVGYEVREGAPERSLQSSLGAFESG, translated from the coding sequence GTGCAGATCGTGGGTTACGAGACGGGCGCGGGCGACGGTGAGGCGGCGCTCCTCCTCGCCGCCGGGAACGCGTACACGCGCAAAGCTCTCGCACCCGACGTGCGACTCGACTACGCGCTCGGCGACCGGCGCTGTGCGGGCACGCTCTCGGAAGGGACTCACGTCGAGTGTTCGAACCCCGCGGCTCCCTACTGCGAGGACCACTCCTATACGTGGGTGTGTGCCCGCTGTACGGGGACCTGTCTCAAAGCGGAGATGGACTGTTTCGAGGAGCACGCGGTGTATCTCGCCGCCTTCGCCCCGGCGACGTTCAAGGTCGGCGTCACCCGTGCGTGGCGACTCGACACGCGGCTTCGCGAGCAGGGAGCCGACCGCGCCGCACACCTCCACACCGTCTCGAACGGCCGAATCGCCCGCGAGATCGAGAGCGAAATCGCGAGGGAGGTCGGCGACAGCGTGCGCGTCCCGACGAAGATTCGCGGGCTCGCCTCCACCGTGGACCTCGCGGCGTGGGAGGCGTTCGTGGCGGAGTACGACCCCATCGAGACGATCGCCTTCGAGTACGGGTTGGACCTCACCGGGCGGCCAGTCAGCGAGACGATCGCTAGCGGCCGGGTTCTCGGGACCAAAGGTCGGATTCTGGTGCTCGAACGGGACAGGACGACCTACGCGGTCGACCTGCGCGACCTCGTGGGCTACGAGGTCCGGGAGGGGGCCCCCGAGCGGTCGTTACAATCGAGCCTCGGCGCGTTCGAGTCGGGCTGA
- a CDS encoding bacterio-opsin activator domain-containing protein: MAEASAIERGDEEEWLTRSDYERLLEAASTYRERVLVRLGGEVGLRVTEMTEIRRNGITRARSDPDGFVLSVPENDGTSREAYLPAGVERELTRYVNSNAIGDTDRIVDVTPRRVQMLLSGVADRAAERTGEAHFAGVSAHDLRRYFARTLLCERNVSPRVVQAVGGWQSLEALDPYLEESDRQEIVEALGEGRERSETRLDAVLLDASTREGIETGVCESLAERYAFAWIDAPELDGSDAPRVVSGIDAESIPSIREDLGEESTTRTEEGAVLAIAIRYGETRYGTLCIGGSDVPDERERTRLELLGRRIGHSITAIRRRKLLLADTILQLEFRCTDAESALIAATDRFDCRIDLESIVSASESTLVYYLTLSGASATAVIEFVTDYRGIEEGRLVEGRDSGALVEFVVSGGCPLSLLTDYGATVQQATVEGGEARILAECAYDTDLRALVERLTEAFPDTRLVGKQAAEREASTLEGFEQGAIERLTDRQHAALRAAYFGGYFDWPRGSTAEEVADAMGVSSPTLHNHLRKGQREILELLFEDG; encoded by the coding sequence ATGGCCGAAGCGAGTGCGATCGAACGAGGGGACGAGGAGGAGTGGCTCACGCGGTCGGACTACGAGCGACTGCTGGAGGCGGCGAGCACCTATCGCGAGCGCGTCCTCGTCCGGCTCGGGGGTGAGGTGGGCCTCAGGGTGACCGAGATGACGGAGATCCGCCGGAACGGGATTACGCGCGCACGAAGCGATCCGGACGGGTTCGTCCTCTCGGTCCCCGAAAACGATGGTACGAGCCGGGAGGCCTACCTTCCGGCGGGCGTCGAGCGCGAACTGACGCGGTACGTCAACAGCAACGCGATCGGGGACACGGACCGGATCGTCGACGTGACACCGCGGCGCGTCCAGATGCTGCTCAGCGGCGTCGCCGACCGGGCCGCCGAGCGAACCGGCGAGGCGCACTTTGCCGGCGTGAGCGCCCACGACCTGCGGCGGTATTTCGCCCGGACGCTGTTGTGTGAGCGAAACGTCTCGCCACGGGTGGTGCAGGCCGTCGGCGGCTGGCAAAGCCTCGAGGCGCTCGATCCATACCTCGAAGAATCCGACCGGCAGGAGATCGTCGAGGCCCTCGGAGAGGGACGCGAGCGGTCGGAGACGAGGCTCGATGCCGTCCTGCTCGATGCCTCGACGCGCGAGGGGATCGAAACCGGCGTCTGTGAGTCGCTCGCAGAACGCTATGCGTTCGCGTGGATCGACGCGCCGGAACTGGACGGGTCGGACGCACCCAGAGTCGTCTCGGGGATCGACGCCGAATCGATCCCATCGATCCGCGAGGACCTCGGCGAGGAGTCCACGACGCGAACCGAGGAGGGGGCCGTCCTCGCGATCGCGATTCGGTACGGCGAAACCCGTTATGGCACCCTCTGTATCGGCGGTTCGGACGTTCCCGACGAACGCGAACGGACGCGTCTGGAACTCCTCGGGCGTCGGATCGGCCACTCGATCACGGCGATCCGGCGCCGAAAGCTGTTGCTTGCGGATACGATCCTCCAACTCGAGTTCCGCTGTACTGACGCGGAATCGGCGCTGATCGCCGCCACCGATCGCTTCGACTGCCGGATCGACCTCGAATCGATCGTTTCGGCCTCCGAGTCGACGCTGGTCTATTACCTGACGCTCTCGGGGGCGAGCGCGACCGCCGTCATCGAGTTCGTCACCGACTATCGGGGAATCGAGGAGGGCCGACTCGTCGAGGGGCGTGACTCGGGCGCGCTGGTGGAGTTCGTCGTCTCGGGGGGCTGTCCACTCTCGTTGCTCACGGACTACGGCGCGACCGTCCAGCAGGCGACGGTCGAGGGCGGCGAAGCTCGCATCCTCGCCGAGTGTGCCTACGACACCGACCTTCGGGCGCTCGTCGAGCGGTTGACCGAGGCGTTTCCCGATACCCGCCTCGTGGGGAAACAGGCGGCCGAACGGGAGGCAAGCACCCTCGAGGGCTTCGAGCAGGGGGCGATCGAGCGCCTGACCGACCGCCAGCACGCGGCGTTGCGGGCGGCGTACTTCGGGGGGTATTTCGACTGGCCCCGGGGCAGCACGGCCGAGGAGGTCGCGGACGCCATGGGCGTCTCCTCGCCCACGCTACACAACCACCTCCGCAAGGGCCAGCGCGAGATCCTCGAGTTGTTGTTCGAGGACGGATAA
- the acs gene encoding acetate--CoA ligase, translated as MEGDNEDVQLEARLAEQDTFEPPESFTEQANVSDPEIYEEFEGNWPECWEQAADLLDWDESYDQVLNEDNAPFYEWFCEGKLNASYNCIDRHIEDGRGEEVAIEWVGEPVDETRTYTYQDLYEEVNQTAAAFREMGVGEDDVVTMYLPMIPELAIAMLACARIGAPHSVVFAGFSADALATRMKSADSEYLVTCDGYYRRGDPLDHLDKANEGLADVDHDTTTVVVDRLGEEGFDHDLGEDQVDYADLIADHEGAEIEPVVRDAEDMLFLMYTSGTTGQPKGVKHTTGGYLAYAAWTTHAVLDVKPEDTYWCSADIGWITGHSYIVYGPLALGTTSVMYEGTPDYPEKDRMWEIVEDYDVNQLYTAPTAIRAFMKWGQQYPDEHDLSSLRLLGTVGEPINPRAWKWYYKHIGGEECPVVDTWWQTETGGMMITTLPGIGTMKPGSAGPPLPGIDARIVDTNGERIQAGQAGYLTVDKPWPGMLRTLYKNDDRFISEYWQEYSDPDSNEWVYFPEDGAKIDDDDYITVLGRVDDVINVSGHRLGTMEIESAIVGVSGVAEAAVVGGDHEMKGEAVYAYVITEDGYEGDEDLREEIVAGVEDAIGPIARPEAVVFTDELPKTRSGKIMRRLLEDIANEEELGDTSTLRNPDVVSEIQQKVQSD; from the coding sequence ATGGAGGGTGACAACGAGGACGTTCAACTCGAGGCACGGCTCGCCGAACAGGACACGTTTGAGCCGCCGGAGTCGTTCACCGAGCAGGCGAACGTCTCCGATCCGGAGATCTACGAGGAGTTCGAAGGGAACTGGCCCGAGTGTTGGGAGCAGGCGGCCGATCTGCTCGATTGGGACGAATCGTACGACCAGGTACTGAACGAAGACAACGCGCCCTTTTACGAGTGGTTCTGTGAGGGCAAACTCAACGCCTCGTACAACTGTATCGACCGCCATATCGAGGATGGCCGTGGCGAGGAGGTCGCCATCGAGTGGGTCGGTGAACCCGTCGACGAGACGCGGACCTACACCTATCAGGACCTCTACGAGGAGGTAAACCAGACCGCCGCAGCGTTCCGTGAGATGGGCGTCGGCGAGGACGACGTCGTGACGATGTACCTCCCGATGATCCCCGAGCTCGCGATCGCGATGCTCGCGTGTGCGCGCATCGGTGCCCCCCACTCGGTGGTGTTCGCGGGCTTTTCCGCGGACGCGCTCGCGACCCGGATGAAGTCGGCCGATTCGGAGTACCTCGTCACCTGTGACGGCTACTACCGCCGGGGCGACCCGCTCGACCACCTCGACAAAGCAAACGAGGGGCTCGCGGACGTCGATCACGACACCACGACGGTCGTGGTCGACCGTCTCGGCGAGGAGGGGTTCGATCACGATCTGGGCGAGGACCAGGTCGACTACGCCGACCTGATCGCCGACCACGAGGGCGCGGAGATCGAACCCGTTGTCCGGGACGCCGAGGACATGCTGTTTCTCATGTACACCTCCGGCACTACCGGCCAACCCAAGGGGGTCAAACACACCACCGGCGGTTATCTGGCCTACGCCGCCTGGACGACCCATGCGGTGCTCGACGTCAAGCCCGAGGACACCTACTGGTGTTCGGCGGACATCGGCTGGATCACCGGCCACTCCTACATCGTCTACGGGCCCCTCGCCCTCGGCACGACCAGCGTGATGTACGAGGGCACGCCCGATTATCCCGAGAAGGACCGGATGTGGGAGATCGTCGAGGACTACGACGTGAATCAGCTCTACACCGCTCCCACGGCGATTCGCGCGTTCATGAAGTGGGGCCAGCAGTACCCCGATGAGCACGACCTCTCCAGTCTGCGCCTGCTCGGCACCGTCGGCGAGCCAATCAACCCCCGCGCCTGGAAGTGGTACTACAAACACATCGGCGGCGAGGAATGTCCGGTGGTCGATACGTGGTGGCAGACCGAGACCGGCGGCATGATGATCACCACCCTCCCGGGTATCGGAACGATGAAACCCGGCTCGGCGGGTCCGCCCCTGCCGGGGATCGACGCCCGGATCGTCGACACCAACGGCGAGCGGATCCAGGCGGGACAGGCGGGCTATCTCACCGTGGACAAGCCCTGGCCCGGTATGCTGCGGACGCTCTATAAGAACGACGACCGGTTCATCAGCGAGTACTGGCAGGAGTACTCCGACCCCGACAGCAACGAGTGGGTTTACTTCCCCGAGGACGGCGCGAAGATCGACGACGACGACTACATCACGGTGCTGGGGCGGGTCGACGACGTGATCAACGTCTCGGGCCACCGGTTGGGGACGATGGAGATCGAGAGCGCCATCGTCGGCGTCTCCGGCGTCGCCGAGGCCGCCGTTGTCGGCGGCGACCACGAGATGAAAGGCGAGGCGGTCTACGCCTACGTCATCACCGAGGACGGCTACGAGGGCGACGAAGACCTACGCGAGGAGATCGTTGCGGGCGTCGAGGACGCCATCGGTCCGATCGCCCGGCCCGAGGCGGTCGTGTTCACCGACGAGTTGCCGAAGACCCGTTCGGGCAAGATCATGCGCCGTCTGCTCGAGGACATCGCCAACGAGGAGGAACTGGGCGACACCTCGACGCTTCGCAACCCCGACGTCGTAAGCGAGATCCAGCAGAAGGTACAGAGCGACTGA
- a CDS encoding ribonuclease P protein component 4 → MSIASERIDRLEALAKEAATAGEDDRAREYVALARRIAERNRLRVPRSFERFTCDRCDRYLRPGRNARTRLQDGHVVVTCDCGSHHRYPYRS, encoded by the coding sequence ATGTCCATCGCCAGCGAGCGTATCGACCGGCTGGAGGCGCTTGCAAAGGAGGCCGCGACGGCGGGTGAGGACGACCGGGCCCGCGAGTACGTCGCACTTGCGCGACGGATCGCCGAGCGAAACCGCCTGCGCGTCCCCCGATCGTTCGAGCGTTTTACCTGCGACCGATGCGATCGGTATCTCCGGCCCGGCCGCAACGCCCGCACCCGATTGCAGGACGGCCACGTCGTGGTCACCTGTGACTGCGGATCCCACCACCGGTACCCGTATCGGTCCTGA